AAAAGGTGAGATTGTGGGTTTCTCTAGTCTTGCAGATTTTCTCGGCCTTGCGAAAAAAACACAGACGACAGTTGAAGTAAGAGCAGTAGAAGATGTACAGGCACTGCTCATTCCATTTACTGTGCTTGCAAAAAGATGGGACGATCAAAACGTCCATGATTATTTATTGACCCAGGTATCAATCAGGCTGAAGGATGTCTATGGATCGCTTGCCGAGCAGGTAAAGATGGCGAAGGGGATCGGTGAGGGTGAGACGATATTAGCGAGAGTCCAGGATTTGATGTCGGATAAAATAGCATCCGTTGCCCCGGACGAGAGTATTCAGGAAGCTGCCCAAAGAATGGTTGAGGGTAAAACCAGCTCGGTGCTGGTGATGGAGGGCGGCGATTTAAAAGGAATTATTACCGAAAGGGATATCGTTGGCCGGGTGGTGGCAAAGGGGTTATCGTTTGATAAGCCCTCCAGGCTGGTAATGACGGAGAATCCAGTAACGATTTCCAGGTTAGCCTATTATTATGACGCTTTTTCAGAAATTCTCTTGAAGGGGATTAAACATCTTCCTGTGGTGGACGACGGGAAGGTATCCGGAATTGTCACACTGACCGATTTGCTTCGGAAAAAGAATGACAGTGTAATGAGGACGATCAAGAAAATCGAGGGTGCAGATGAAGCGAGCCTGCCAGAGGTCAAAACAGCAATCTATGAAATTACCGATACACTGCTGCGAGACCGTGTTCCTGCTTTTGTTTTGCTTGATATTGTGACGAAACTATATGACAGGTTAATAGGAAGGGCGGTAGAGTTATCGATTGCGGCACTAGGGGCGCCTCCGGTTCCCTTTGCGTTCTATCTGATGGGTTCTGCAGGGCGCGGCGAGCAGTTCATGCTGACGGACCAGGATCATTTCCTTGTGTATGAGGAAACGAGAGAGCATGGCTACTTTGAAAAATTAGGTGCAGAGATCACTACAAGGCTCGAGGCAGCCGGCTATGCCCGCTGCAAGGGCTTGATGATGTCAAGTGAGGAGCATTGGCGTGGGACCGTGCTGCAGTGGCAGGAGCGCGTCAGGAAGTGGATGCTCCAATCCACGAATGAAAACCTTCTGCTGGCGCAAAACTTTTTTTCCTATCGATTCGCCGCTGGGAGCGAACAACTTAACGATGAATTCGAAACAAAAATCACCGAACTTCTCGAACGCTCAAAAATCTTCCTTTATAGGATGGTCCAGGCCGAAAGGGAGCAGGAAATCCCGACCCTGGATGAACCAATCCGTGCATTGTTCAAGCTCGGCCGGAAGAGCATCGACATGAAAAAAGAAATCTTATTCCCCTTCCATCACAGCCTGCAGATTCTCTCGCTTTATTATGGAGGAATCCCGGGAACACCACTTGAAAAAATCGCTAGATTAGAAGAGAAGGGTATCTTTACCGAAGGATTCACAGAGGACCTGAAAGAAGCCTTCAGCCACGTGCTAGACCTTTATATCAGGCAAAAATGGGGGAATTCCGGGGGATCCACCGTTCTATCTTTTGCAACAATGTCCACCAGGCAAAAAGACGAACTCATATTAAGCCTGCGAACACTCCGCGAACTCCAGGGAATGGTTTTTGCTAGATTCTCGGTATAATGTGTTCCGGGAAGATTCGGGGGATGGATGGCACCTTGCTACTAAAGATCACTAGCAAGTGAATTGAATAAATTGTGCGATGGCAGGCAATGCAGTAACTCACCCACTTGGCGGAAAACGTCACTGGTGTTGAGTTCGGCAAAATCTGAATGGTGACAGACACAGTGAAAGGAGGCTGGCATGTTTTTTCAACGGAAGAATATTTCCTGCCCGCTTATGTACGAAAAGATTCCTTTATCGACTTTAATCGATGATCTTACTTTTATTGTTTTCGACACGGAGACGACGGGATTCCAGGTGGCGACCACCGACCGGCTCATTGAAATTGGTGCGGTTCCGGTAAATAGGCTGAAGGTGATGGAAAATGACCGGTTTCAGACATATGTGAATCCTCAGCGACAAATTTCTCGGGAAATAATCGAGCTCACATCGATTACGAATGATAAAGTTTCGGGAGCGCCTGTGGCATCAGAGGCTATTCAAGACTTTTTTGACTACATTGAGTCACACGAGGCCGTATGCCTTGTCGGACACTATGTCGGCTTCGATCACCTCGTGCTGAAAAGCGAACTAAAGCGGGAGAAACTGGCGCTGAAAAAGCTGTTCACCATCGATACGCTGGACCTGATCGGCTTTATTGCCCCGTCCTACGATATGCGCGATCTTGAGCGATATGCAATGGCATTTGGCACGAGAATTTATGACCGACACAGTGCTATAGGGGACGCATTGACAACAGCGTATCTATTCACCGAACTACTGCAGCAGTTCAAGGATCGGGGGCACTCCACATGGGGCGAGCTGATCAAAGCGACTGACAGCCAGATGCGGTCGATGCAGTTTTAGTGGGGTATTAGAGAGGTTTCATACGAGGCGTATCGGCCAGCGATATGTGACTTGGCGATTGTGCTTAAAACCATGTTTCAAGCGATATTTAAGGACGAAAGAAAGACCCGAGGCAAAAAGCCGCGGGTTTTCCGTCGTTATTGAATATTAATCAAAGCATCATTCTTAAAAGAAACAAGAACTCGCTGTCCCGCCAGC
This DNA window, taken from Mesobacillus boroniphilus, encodes the following:
- a CDS encoding DUF294 nucleotidyltransferase-like domain-containing protein translates to MMMEQKLNKEIWKAVQFHPLFQGVDERTALSLVEECEAITYGRKEMMLQADTPRQGLLLILQGIAEVFVKNAAGQEEVLECIQKGEIVGFSSLADFLGLAKKTQTTVEVRAVEDVQALLIPFTVLAKRWDDQNVHDYLLTQVSIRLKDVYGSLAEQVKMAKGIGEGETILARVQDLMSDKIASVAPDESIQEAAQRMVEGKTSSVLVMEGGDLKGIITERDIVGRVVAKGLSFDKPSRLVMTENPVTISRLAYYYDAFSEILLKGIKHLPVVDDGKVSGIVTLTDLLRKKNDSVMRTIKKIEGADEASLPEVKTAIYEITDTLLRDRVPAFVLLDIVTKLYDRLIGRAVELSIAALGAPPVPFAFYLMGSAGRGEQFMLTDQDHFLVYEETREHGYFEKLGAEITTRLEAAGYARCKGLMMSSEEHWRGTVLQWQERVRKWMLQSTNENLLLAQNFFSYRFAAGSEQLNDEFETKITELLERSKIFLYRMVQAEREQEIPTLDEPIRALFKLGRKSIDMKKEILFPFHHSLQILSLYYGGIPGTPLEKIARLEEKGIFTEGFTEDLKEAFSHVLDLYIRQKWGNSGGSTVLSFATMSTRQKDELILSLRTLRELQGMVFARFSV
- a CDS encoding 3'-5' exonuclease: MFFQRKNISCPLMYEKIPLSTLIDDLTFIVFDTETTGFQVATTDRLIEIGAVPVNRLKVMENDRFQTYVNPQRQISREIIELTSITNDKVSGAPVASEAIQDFFDYIESHEAVCLVGHYVGFDHLVLKSELKREKLALKKLFTIDTLDLIGFIAPSYDMRDLERYAMAFGTRIYDRHSAIGDALTTAYLFTELLQQFKDRGHSTWGELIKATDSQMRSMQF